From a single Piliocolobus tephrosceles isolate RC106 chromosome 21, ASM277652v3, whole genome shotgun sequence genomic region:
- the NKPD1 gene encoding NTPase KAP family P-loop domain-containing protein 1, giving the protein MHKHYKIHFAKDAQSPNGHYFWDPELGQQKGCCHQWRQDSAALRAHRPCRPSPQSHWQLAYHSHRVGGRGWRRGLPPSVLQQQRQPQPQPPPPSPRRQRLCPIHEAQKGVPATSTVPREPAGALQAPPLPTTALAMASSGPALSSVASIFLEPSEPTDARPLPAPAACGSFTTYSPDILTEDDVYCSCLAKTLCHVPVPVTVGFYAPFGCRLHMMLDKITALMQQEAAQREREELQHVQWRPRAVSGWGVPQLLWYLVFLQPIITQVHLRRRNVQFLFIRFSAWQYEGTDKLWAGLVTTLCEGIRHHYGALPFSVYSVLGNKPATRQDCCQSEWHCRRRVCLGLLALLAALGLGVGLLYLSLGGHALGHGSPNGSLLKAFGGAATTLSGSGLLMAVYSVGKHLFVSQRKKIERLVSREKFGSQLGFMCEVKKEVELLTDFLCFLEIYQRCRLRVVLEVTGLDTCYPDRVVGLLNAINTLLSDSHAPFIFILVVDPSILAACLESAGNMKGTADNGYLFLNRTVTLPFSVPIMGRRTKLQFLQDAVQSRDDLLCRDITRKPLLPGDARGESAQLLAVQTQAGAERGQGRIDAEAAQRIQEALFCLHNEHDCLYEYVPDNVVSMRRIVNTVPITVRLLQQQQQGDFGGPTPRQAVAWVVLANQWPCRLSWALQCLEDRQQTGGAPEGRARLWDVFRDNSRELHTMTKALQNVLDLDGDPELFERFLGADFPFTVAEAQSLLRCTVNLDHSIRRRMGLIRAVSALKPPSPPKSPARDAPHAAHRTNSASGAPPPGRASGQASEGHHAGNLAHRGKLWPVACALFHPGQSSPGGP; this is encoded by the exons ATGCACAAGCATTACAAAATCCACTTTGCCAAGGATGCCCAGAGCCCCAACGGGCACTACTTCTGGGACCCAGAGTTGGGGCAACAAAAAG gaTGCTGTCATCAGTGGCGCCAGGACTCAGCAGCCCTCCGAGCCCACAGGCCCTGTCGACCTTCCCCCCAGTCACACTGGCAGCTGGCCTACCACAGCCACCGAGTGGGTGGCAGAGGCTGGCGCCGGGGCCTCCCGCCCTCCGTCCTGCAGCAGCAGcggcagccccagccccagcccccacctcccagcccccGTCGGCAGCGGCTCTGTCCCATTCACGAAGCCCAGAAAGGGGTGCCTGCAACCTCCACTGTCCCCAGGGAACCAGCCGGCGCCCTTCAGGCGCCCCCCTTACCCACCACGGCGCTGGCCATGGCCAGCAGTGGCCCAGCCCTATCCTCCGTGGCCAGCATCTTCCTGGAGCCCAGCGAACCCACTGATGCCCGGCCTCTGCCCGCCCCAGCGGCCTGTGGCTCCTTCACCACCTACAGCCCCG ACATCCTGACAGAGGATGATGTCTACTGCAGCTGCCTGGCCAAGACACTCTGCCACGTGCCGGTCCCTGTGACTGTGGGTTTCTACGCCCCTTTCGGCTGCCGCCTGCACATGATGCTGGACAAGATCACGG CGCTGATGCAGCAGGAGGCGGCGCAGCGCGAGAGGGAGGAGCTGCAGCACGTGCAGTGGCGGCCGCGCGCCGTGAGCGGCTGGGGCGTCCCGCAGCTGCTATGGTACCTGGTGTTCCTGCAGCCCATCATCACCCAGGTGCACCTGCGGCGCAGGAACGTGCAGTTTCTTTTCATCCGCTTCAGCGCCTGGCAGTACGAGGGCACCGACAAGCTGTGGGCCGGCCTGGTGACCACGTTGTGCGAGGGCATCCGCCACCACTACGGCGCGCTGCCCTTTAGCGTGTACTCGGTGCTGGGCAACAAGCCGGCCACCAGGCAGGACTGCTGCCAGAGCGAGTGGCACTGCCGGCGCCGCGTGTGCCTGGGGCTGCTGGCGCTGCTGGCGGCGCTGGGCCTGGGCGTGGGGCTGCTTTACCTGTCGCTGGGCGGCCACGCACTGGGCCACGGCAGCCCGAACGGCAGCCTGCTCAAGGCGTTCGGCGGCGCGGCCACCACACTGTCGGGCTCGGGGCTGCTCATGGCCGTGTACTCGGTGGGCAAGCACCTGTTCGTAAGCCAGCGCAAGAAGATCGAGCGGCTGGTGTCGCGCGAAAAGTTCGGCAGCCAGCTGGGCTTCATGTGCGAGGTGAAGAAGGAGGTGGAGCTGCTCACCGACTTCCTGTGCTTCCTGGAGATCTACCAGCGGTGCCGGCTGCGCGTGGTGCTGGAGGTCACCGGGCTGGACACGTGCTACCCGGATCGTGTGGTGGGCCTGCTCAACGCCATCAACACGCTGCTGTCCGACAGCCACGCGCCCTTCATCTTCATCCTGGTCGTGGACCCCAGCATCCTGGCCGCGTGCCTGGAGAGCGCCGGCAACATGAAGGGCACGGCCGACAACGGCTACCTCTTCCTCAACCGCACCGTCACGCTGCCCTTCTCTGTGCCCATCATGGGCCGCCGCACCAAGCTGCAGTTCCTGCAGGATGCGGTGCAGAGCCGCGACGACCTGTTGTGCCGCGACATCACGCGCAAGCCATTGCTGCCGGGGGACGCCAGGGGCGAGAGCGCGCAGCTGCTGGCGGTGCAGACGCAGGCGGGGGCGGAGCGCGGGCAGGGCCGCATTGACGCCGAGGCTGCGCAGCGCATCCAGGAGGCGCTCTTTTGCCTTCACAACGAACACGACTGCCTCTACGAGTACGTGCCCGACAACGTGGTGTCCATGCGGCGCATCGTCAACACCGTGCCTATCACCGTGCGcctgctgcagcagcagcagcagggggaCTTCGGGGGCCCCACGCCGCGCCAGGCGGTGGCGTGGGTGGTGCTCGCCAACCAGTGGCCGTGCCGCCTGAGCTGGGCGCTGCAGTGCCTGGAGGACCGGCAGCAGACGGGGGGCGCGCCCGAGGGCCGCGCTCGCCTCTGGGACGTGTTCCGCGACAACAGCCGCGAGCTGCACACTATGACCAAGGCGTTGCAGAACGTACTCGACCTGGACGGCGACCCTGAGCTCTTCGAGCGCTTCCTGGGCGCCGACTTCCCCTTCACCGTGGCCGAGGCGCAGAGCCTGCTGCGCTGCACGGTCAACCTGGACCACTCCATCCGCCGGCGCATGGGTCTCATCCGAGCCGTCAGTGCCCTCAAGCCGCCCAGCCCGCCCAAGTCCCCTGCCCGCGATGCCCCCCACGCTGCCCACCGGACCAACAGCGCCTCCGGGGCGCCTCCGCCGGGCCGTGCCTCGGGGCAAGCCAGCGAAGGCCACCACGCTGGGAACTTGGCCCACAGGGGCAAGCTATGGCCGGTGGCCTGCGCGCTCTTCCATCCAGGGCAGTCCAGCCCAGGTGGGCCTTGA